A stretch of the Mycobacterium sp. ITM-2016-00317 genome encodes the following:
- a CDS encoding SDR family NAD(P)-dependent oxidoreductase, whose translation MSENRLKNKRVVITGAASGIGRAAAELMVAEGASVLIADLNADAAAATAAEIGDGAVGTAVDVLDEGSIKVMIDRAVTEFGGIDVLCNHVGGSNPRKDLDLLHLDLAEWDRTMALNARSTVVASQLALPHMIADGGGSIINTVSVAGLAGDTLQCAYGAAKAAVIRLTQYIATQYGRNGVRCNAVAPGAIMTPALQNNLSAEAIAEIRGHNALDLIGSPEDIGWAMVYLASDESRYMTGQTLVLDGGLTAQSPIAASRRQSLDG comes from the coding sequence ATGTCGGAGAACCGTCTGAAGAACAAGAGGGTCGTCATCACCGGTGCGGCCAGCGGCATCGGGCGCGCCGCCGCCGAGCTGATGGTCGCCGAGGGCGCCTCGGTCCTCATCGCCGATCTCAACGCCGACGCCGCCGCCGCGACTGCTGCCGAGATCGGTGACGGCGCAGTCGGCACGGCGGTCGACGTGCTGGACGAGGGATCGATCAAGGTCATGATCGATCGCGCCGTCACCGAGTTCGGCGGCATCGATGTGCTCTGCAACCACGTCGGCGGCAGCAATCCCCGCAAGGACCTCGATCTTCTGCATCTCGACCTTGCCGAGTGGGACAGGACGATGGCGCTGAACGCGCGCAGCACCGTGGTCGCCTCCCAACTGGCACTGCCGCACATGATCGCCGACGGGGGTGGTTCGATCATCAACACCGTGTCCGTTGCCGGCCTGGCAGGGGACACCCTGCAATGCGCCTACGGTGCGGCCAAAGCCGCCGTCATCCGGCTCACCCAGTACATCGCCACCCAGTACGGGCGAAATGGTGTGCGCTGCAACGCAGTCGCTCCGGGCGCCATCATGACACCCGCGCTGCAGAACAATCTGTCGGCAGAGGCCATCGCCGAGATCCGCGGCCACAATGCGCTCGACCTGATCGGGTCTCCCGAGGACATCGGGTGGGCCATGGTGTACCTCGCTTCCGACGAGTCTCGCTACATGACCGGCCAGACTTTGGTTCTCGACGGCGGCCTGACCGCGCAGAGCCCTATCGCGGCCAGCCGTCGGCAGTCGCTCGATGGCTGA
- a CDS encoding universal stress protein, translating into MTIIAGFSASGHGPAPLHLAAQLARCTGDKIVAVAVVERHWPRSLDPLEGQYLDHVGTQALKSLKEMVDQLPGGLEVWAMVHQAASVPEGLTELAAEMNADIVVVGSSSSGLLGRIALGSVTDRLVHTAAIPVAIAPRGYPAQSTQVERLTVAYGGQADEVGLVATTAELAERWSARLRIASFTVRPVTMFGGSIETSAEDLVVEQWAQRTEDNIIGQLQQIRSGVGLVAADVVIGAGATWRDAVEAVSWEAGDVLVLGSGAAGQAAQVFLGSAAAKILRHAPVPTMIVPRREAG; encoded by the coding sequence ATGACGATCATCGCGGGCTTCAGCGCCAGCGGTCACGGGCCTGCGCCGCTGCATCTGGCTGCTCAGCTGGCCCGCTGCACGGGAGACAAGATCGTCGCGGTGGCGGTCGTAGAGCGGCACTGGCCGCGGAGCCTGGATCCGCTCGAGGGCCAGTACCTGGATCATGTCGGCACGCAGGCCCTGAAGTCGCTCAAAGAGATGGTCGACCAGCTCCCCGGGGGTTTGGAGGTGTGGGCGATGGTCCACCAGGCCGCCTCCGTGCCGGAGGGGCTGACCGAGCTCGCGGCGGAGATGAACGCGGACATCGTCGTCGTCGGCTCGTCCTCGTCCGGTCTGCTGGGACGGATCGCCCTCGGCAGCGTGACCGATCGGCTCGTCCACACCGCCGCGATACCCGTGGCCATCGCGCCGCGGGGCTACCCGGCCCAGAGCACGCAGGTGGAGCGGCTGACCGTGGCGTACGGCGGGCAGGCCGACGAGGTCGGACTGGTCGCCACGACGGCCGAACTCGCCGAGCGGTGGTCGGCGCGCCTGCGAATCGCGTCCTTCACCGTACGGCCGGTGACCATGTTCGGCGGCTCGATCGAAACGAGTGCCGAGGACCTGGTGGTCGAGCAGTGGGCTCAGCGCACCGAGGACAACATCATCGGCCAACTGCAGCAGATCCGTTCGGGGGTCGGGCTCGTCGCTGCCGACGTGGTGATCGGTGCCGGCGCGACATGGCGGGACGCGGTGGAGGCCGTCAGCTGGGAAGCAGGGGACGTCCTGGTACTCGGCTCCGGCGCGGCAGGCCAGGCGGCCCAGGTGTTCCTCGGCTCGGCCGCGGCGAAAATCCTCCGGCACGCGCCGGTACCGACGATGATCGTGCCGCGGCGCGAGGCAGGGTGA
- a CDS encoding amidase family protein: MAVRRPFVVGLYTSVIQRPYSRAARPTTPEGISVDAISRRRFFTVAGAATAGALGLAATAATAFAAPESGFDPTVWREYGDPLVGPTGVGPLTGDTVAVKDLYTVAGHVVGAGNEVWLAEAPVATSTAPAVEALLAAGAAVAGISRTDELAYSLAGTNGHYGTPPNPAAPERIPGGSSSGSASAVSLGQATIGLGTDTGGSIRIPSSYQGLYGIRTTHGVISRDGLIPLAPSFDTVGWMTRTRTELVRVAAVLEPDLSAAMTFPRAVYADSLIALADAEVGSAIRRAITGWSSELPIAPIDFDASQLPLWVKAFQTRQGWEAWQAHGTWIERHWESLNPDVRSRFEAAAKRTPEELADADRVLGAARAAIDGALGDAVLILPSASSVAPPRDSAALGGDVIEDIRARTFQLTCLAGITGRPAVSSPLPVTGPPIGICAVGPLRSDRALAGLQVNGS; the protein is encoded by the coding sequence GTGGCGGTCCGGCGGCCGTTCGTCGTGGGTCTTTACACCTCGGTAATACAGCGTCCCTACAGTCGGGCAGCGAGGCCGACTACACCGGAAGGCATTTCAGTGGACGCGATTTCGAGACGACGGTTTTTCACCGTGGCCGGTGCTGCTACAGCGGGTGCGCTCGGGTTGGCCGCCACAGCAGCGACGGCGTTCGCTGCGCCCGAGTCTGGCTTCGACCCCACGGTATGGCGTGAATACGGCGATCCCCTGGTCGGCCCTACGGGCGTCGGTCCACTCACCGGCGACACCGTCGCAGTCAAGGACCTCTATACCGTCGCGGGTCATGTGGTGGGTGCCGGTAATGAGGTGTGGCTTGCCGAGGCACCGGTAGCGACTTCAACTGCCCCGGCCGTCGAGGCGTTGTTGGCAGCCGGTGCGGCGGTCGCGGGCATCAGCCGGACCGACGAACTCGCCTACAGTTTGGCGGGCACGAACGGCCACTATGGCACGCCACCCAATCCTGCTGCACCCGAACGCATTCCCGGGGGCTCTTCATCAGGGTCGGCCAGCGCGGTGTCATTGGGGCAAGCGACGATCGGTCTGGGTACCGACACCGGCGGTTCGATCAGGATTCCGTCGTCGTATCAGGGTCTGTACGGCATCCGCACCACCCACGGTGTCATCTCGCGGGATGGGCTGATACCGCTGGCTCCGTCGTTCGACACTGTCGGATGGATGACGCGGACGCGGACGGAGCTGGTCAGGGTGGCAGCCGTCCTGGAACCGGATCTCTCCGCGGCGATGACCTTCCCGCGTGCGGTGTACGCCGACTCGCTCATCGCGCTGGCAGATGCGGAGGTGGGTTCTGCGATACGGCGTGCAATCACCGGCTGGTCGTCGGAGCTGCCCATCGCACCCATAGATTTCGACGCGAGCCAATTGCCCCTCTGGGTCAAGGCGTTCCAAACCCGCCAGGGGTGGGAGGCGTGGCAGGCACACGGCACGTGGATCGAACGGCACTGGGAGTCCCTCAACCCCGATGTGCGCTCGCGTTTCGAGGCCGCGGCCAAACGCACTCCAGAAGAGCTGGCCGACGCCGATCGCGTCCTCGGGGCCGCGCGGGCCGCGATCGACGGTGCGCTCGGCGACGCGGTACTGATACTGCCGTCGGCGTCCTCGGTGGCACCCCCTCGGGACAGCGCCGCGCTGGGCGGTGACGTGATCGAAGACATCCGCGCGCGTACCTTTCAGTTGACCTGTCTGGCCGGGATCACCGGGCGTCCAGCGGTCAGCAGCCCGCTGCCGGTCACCGGCCCACCGATCGGCATCTGCGCTGTCGGGCCGCTGAGGTCCGACCGTGCGCTCGCCGGCTTGCAGGTGAACGGATCCTGA
- a CDS encoding aldo/keto reductase has protein sequence MHTRTLGHGLEVSAIGLGAMGMSQSYGPNPGDRDDMIAVLRYAVEEAGVTFFDTAEVYGPYVNEELVGEALAPLRDRVVIATKFGWNIVDGKTVGTDSRPDQIRRVADASLRRLRTDVIDLFYQHRVDPDVPIEDVAGTVAELVQAGKVRHFGLSEAGAATIRRAHAVHPVTAVQSEYSLWTRDPEPEVLPTCAELGIGFVPFSPLGKGFLTGTVAATSEFAVGDIRATIPRFAADNIAANEALVSEVRKLADAKGCTPGQIALSWLLAQQRWIVPIPGTRRRGRVDENAEATRVALSADEVADLDALASRVGVHGDRYNPAGMAMVGL, from the coding sequence ATGCACACACGCACGCTCGGCCACGGACTGGAGGTTTCGGCCATCGGTCTCGGCGCTATGGGGATGTCGCAAAGTTACGGCCCCAATCCCGGCGACCGCGACGACATGATCGCCGTTCTTCGTTACGCGGTGGAAGAGGCCGGAGTGACGTTCTTCGACACCGCGGAGGTCTACGGGCCGTATGTCAACGAGGAACTTGTCGGCGAGGCGTTGGCGCCGCTGCGCGACCGGGTGGTGATCGCCACCAAGTTCGGGTGGAACATCGTCGACGGGAAGACGGTCGGCACCGATTCGCGCCCCGACCAGATCAGGCGAGTCGCCGACGCGTCGCTGCGGAGGCTCCGGACCGACGTCATCGACCTCTTCTACCAACACCGGGTCGACCCGGATGTGCCGATCGAGGACGTGGCGGGCACGGTCGCCGAACTCGTCCAGGCCGGCAAGGTACGGCACTTCGGGCTCTCGGAGGCCGGGGCCGCGACCATCCGACGCGCCCATGCTGTGCATCCCGTCACGGCGGTGCAGAGCGAGTATTCGCTGTGGACCCGGGATCCTGAACCCGAGGTGCTGCCCACCTGCGCCGAACTCGGCATCGGTTTCGTGCCGTTCAGCCCGCTGGGCAAGGGGTTTCTGACCGGAACCGTGGCGGCCACTTCAGAATTCGCGGTCGGCGACATCCGCGCCACGATCCCCCGATTCGCCGCCGACAACATCGCCGCCAACGAGGCATTGGTGAGCGAGGTGCGAAAGCTCGCCGACGCCAAGGGCTGCACGCCGGGTCAGATTGCGCTGTCCTGGCTGCTCGCCCAGCAGCGGTGGATCGTGCCGATTCCCGGCACCCGCCGCCGCGGCCGGGTCGACGAGAATGCCGAAGCCACTCGGGTTGCGCTGTCGGCCGACGAGGTCGCCGACCTTGACGCTCTCGCCTCACGGGTCGGGGTGCACGGCGACCGGTACAACCCCGCCGGAATGGCGATGGTGGGGTTGTGA
- a CDS encoding contact-dependent growth inhibition system immunity protein: protein MAMDDGSISTELEQFFGAYFHQDWDLEADDWQGIVDNYVNADPVAEPLRTMSREIDELCATRSEADLAQLLLREVGVCYDPRPEMSFKPWLGQIAARLRQHAAVINCGASTPTVENGLHGH, encoded by the coding sequence ATGGCTATGGACGACGGTTCGATCTCGACTGAGTTAGAACAATTTTTTGGCGCATATTTTCACCAGGACTGGGACCTGGAAGCTGACGACTGGCAGGGAATCGTCGACAACTACGTCAACGCGGACCCGGTGGCCGAACCACTAAGGACGATGTCTCGAGAGATTGATGAATTATGCGCGACCCGTTCTGAAGCGGACCTAGCGCAGCTTCTGTTGCGTGAGGTCGGGGTGTGCTACGACCCGCGACCCGAAATGTCGTTCAAACCGTGGCTTGGGCAAATTGCGGCACGGCTGCGGCAACACGCTGCGGTGATCAACTGTGGTGCGTCCACTCCTACCGTCGAGAACGGCCTCCACGGCCACTAA
- a CDS encoding nitroreductase family deazaflavin-dependent oxidoreductase — MRVPRRIAEFNKRVTNPAARTITPWLPNLGTLEHVGRTSGKRYRTPLLVFKTHDGYAILVGYGLQTDWLENVLAGGPTVLRKRGRVVALANPRVVSKAEAAALVIPRSRLLYRAFPYNEAAVLLTNVGSAG, encoded by the coding sequence ATGCGCGTGCCTCGCCGAATCGCAGAATTCAACAAGCGAGTCACCAATCCGGCGGCTCGCACGATCACACCGTGGCTTCCGAACCTCGGAACGCTCGAGCACGTCGGGCGGACGTCGGGTAAGCGATATCGAACGCCCCTTCTGGTATTCAAGACCCATGATGGCTACGCCATCCTCGTCGGCTATGGCCTACAGACGGACTGGTTGGAGAACGTGCTGGCCGGCGGGCCGACGGTGCTACGCAAGCGTGGACGGGTTGTCGCGCTCGCCAATCCACGGGTGGTAAGCAAGGCCGAGGCCGCGGCCCTGGTCATACCGCGTTCTCGCCTCCTCTACCGAGCGTTTCCCTACAACGAGGCAGCCGTGCTGCTGACGAATGTGGGCTCTGCGGGTTGA
- a CDS encoding amino acid permease: MSAAPTLKKGLNQRQLTMIAIGGVIGAGLFVGSGVVIGDTGPGAFLTYGMAGVLIIMVMRMLAEMAVANPSTGSFADYSRNALGQWAGFSVGWLYWYFWVIVVGFEAIAGAKIIQYWIDVPLWLSALIFMVLMTATNLFSVASYGEFEFWFAGIKVAAIIAFIALGAAFVFGLWPDKSADFSNLTSHGGFMPLGFGVITVGIVTVIFSMVGAEIATIAAAESQDPERAVAKAANSVIVRILIFYVGAVLLLVLIVPWNDESVAASPFVAAFTAMGIPYADHVMNAVVLTAVLSCLNSGMYTASRMLFVLAARREAPAALVKVTRRGVPANAILASSVVGFFCVIAAAVSPDTIFAFLLNSSGAIILFVYLLIAISQIVLRYRTPDSKLRVKMWLFPVLSVLTAVGIVAILVQMFIDSALRSQLVLSLLSWAVVLLLFAANKWFVKKRPRPADSATDHPPAGAPHRVLVLANQTVDSDELLAELNRIGADRDAQYLVVVPASPIDTGAAATHGPRDVSEATQEAATARLEVTLAALRDENRAVDGELGDYRPLRALADAVERFRPDQIVIATLPPEFSIWQRFDVVDRARIQFDVPVTHVVAKSVVGNRVP, encoded by the coding sequence ATGAGCGCGGCACCAACCCTGAAGAAGGGCCTCAACCAACGCCAGCTGACCATGATCGCCATCGGCGGGGTGATCGGCGCCGGCCTGTTCGTGGGTTCGGGCGTGGTCATCGGCGACACCGGGCCGGGCGCGTTCCTGACCTACGGCATGGCCGGCGTGCTGATCATCATGGTGATGAGGATGCTCGCGGAGATGGCGGTGGCCAATCCGTCGACCGGATCGTTCGCCGACTACTCACGCAATGCGCTGGGTCAGTGGGCGGGATTCTCGGTCGGCTGGCTGTACTGGTATTTCTGGGTCATCGTGGTGGGCTTCGAGGCGATCGCCGGGGCCAAGATCATCCAGTACTGGATCGACGTACCCCTGTGGTTGTCCGCGTTGATCTTCATGGTGCTGATGACGGCGACCAACCTGTTCTCCGTCGCGTCCTACGGTGAGTTCGAGTTCTGGTTCGCCGGCATCAAGGTGGCCGCGATCATCGCGTTCATCGCGCTGGGCGCGGCGTTCGTGTTCGGCCTGTGGCCTGACAAATCTGCGGACTTCTCGAACCTGACCAGTCACGGCGGCTTCATGCCCCTGGGCTTCGGCGTGATCACCGTGGGCATCGTCACCGTCATCTTCTCCATGGTCGGCGCGGAGATCGCGACGATCGCCGCGGCCGAGTCCCAGGATCCGGAGCGGGCGGTGGCCAAAGCCGCCAACTCGGTGATCGTGCGCATCCTCATCTTCTACGTCGGGGCGGTGCTGCTGCTGGTGCTCATCGTTCCGTGGAACGACGAGAGCGTGGCCGCATCGCCGTTCGTCGCGGCGTTCACCGCGATGGGCATTCCGTACGCCGACCACGTGATGAATGCCGTCGTGCTGACCGCCGTGCTGAGCTGCCTGAATTCGGGCATGTACACGGCGTCTCGGATGCTCTTCGTGCTCGCGGCACGCCGCGAGGCGCCCGCGGCACTGGTCAAGGTGACTCGGCGAGGGGTGCCGGCTAATGCGATCCTGGCGTCCTCGGTCGTCGGCTTTTTCTGCGTGATCGCCGCGGCGGTGTCCCCCGACACGATCTTCGCGTTCCTGCTGAACTCCAGCGGCGCGATCATCCTGTTCGTCTACCTGCTGATCGCGATCTCGCAGATCGTGCTGCGCTACCGCACCCCCGACTCCAAGCTGCGGGTGAAGATGTGGCTGTTCCCGGTACTTTCCGTGCTGACCGCGGTGGGGATCGTCGCCATCCTGGTGCAGATGTTCATCGACAGCGCGCTGCGCTCCCAGTTGGTGCTCAGCCTGCTGTCCTGGGCGGTGGTGTTGCTGCTCTTCGCCGCGAACAAGTGGTTCGTCAAGAAACGCCCGAGGCCCGCCGACAGTGCCACCGACCACCCTCCGGCCGGCGCGCCACACCGAGTGTTGGTGCTTGCCAACCAGACCGTCGATTCCGACGAGCTGCTGGCGGAGCTGAACCGCATCGGCGCCGATCGGGACGCGCAGTATCTGGTGGTCGTCCCTGCCAGCCCCATCGATACCGGAGCCGCGGCCACGCACGGGCCGCGCGACGTCTCCGAGGCGACCCAGGAGGCTGCGACCGCCCGGCTGGAGGTCACGCTGGCGGCGCTGCGTGACGAGAACCGGGCAGTGGACGGCGAATTGGGTGACTACCGGCCACTGCGTGCGCTGGCGGACGCCGTCGAGAGATTCAGACCGGACCAGATCGTGATCGCGACACTGCCGCCTGAATTCTCGATCTGGCAGCGCTTCGACGTCGTGGACCGCGCCCGCATCCAGTTCGACGTGCCGGTGACGCATGTGGTCGCGAAGTCCGTTGTGGGCAACAGGGTTCCGTGA
- a CDS encoding contact-dependent growth inhibition system immunity protein, which translates to MSEHPVSGLLNHFFGAYFHEDWVLEAADWQGVVDSFVKDERPSADLLRSLIHEIDDLSAECSEPDIERLVARTLGANYYPLPEFTYTEWLGQVAARLRQHAAALDGSAAPPTA; encoded by the coding sequence ATGAGCGAGCATCCGGTATCGGGCCTTCTGAATCATTTCTTCGGCGCGTACTTCCACGAGGACTGGGTTCTGGAAGCCGCCGACTGGCAAGGGGTTGTCGACAGTTTCGTTAAGGATGAACGACCCTCCGCGGACCTGCTTCGATCGCTGATCCACGAGATCGATGACCTGAGTGCTGAGTGCAGCGAACCTGATATCGAACGACTCGTGGCACGTACGTTGGGGGCCAACTATTACCCACTGCCAGAATTCACCTACACAGAGTGGCTCGGGCAGGTCGCTGCACGCCTGCGCCAGCACGCCGCTGCGCTCGATGGTAGTGCTGCCCCGCCAACCGCATGA
- a CDS encoding GMC oxidoreductase, which produces MRDVIVIGAGGGGPVVAAELAGRGLDVPLLEGGPRHADPESEWSHAENDANNPNDGFFRFGPQDRAKPAWFREWTANMYVWQLSGVGGTTAHYYGNSPRPYPGVFQGYSGPDAAAYDRVHEFPFGYSELVPYLEWVEATLPVLTAPMGTKESIVYRGCEQVGLPVQTSLTTTRNSYRPQQNAILQPGGNAGRTDRADLLTYPAATGCTFCGHCFQGCYLPIRAPRNLKAKRSTDNSYVPLALAADVVRSGGKSIELLADSFVIAINHEQRGGVTTARGVTWRNNSTGETHTEDAHVVALCGGTTESPRLWFNSGLPNPNDWVGRGHTDHYFDWVVGSFDEYTGNSKGANSCARVDFPGRGSIEIVGLGPAIQAFTMNLSDSGVRGVYNNGRGFTGPWDGPTGRLVGNELKDLLMGGVDSLLNFLVITDDHVQPENRITPSIFPADENGAPAKINVTLRERAARTVENREFMVRRAAEIMRAAGAKKVYRLDWAPLLLHVHSTMRMGTSDRNSVLDANAEARWVKRLFVADNSSLANSLGGPNPTLTTQALATRTAEKIFQMYFGGDSWVDKESPVVSTDSRISARLARMGL; this is translated from the coding sequence ATGCGTGACGTCATCGTGATCGGCGCAGGTGGTGGTGGACCGGTGGTCGCTGCCGAGTTGGCTGGACGCGGGCTGGACGTGCCCCTACTGGAGGGAGGCCCGCGACACGCCGATCCGGAGTCTGAATGGTCGCACGCCGAGAACGACGCGAACAATCCCAACGACGGATTTTTCCGCTTCGGGCCGCAGGACCGCGCCAAGCCGGCGTGGTTTCGCGAGTGGACAGCCAACATGTACGTCTGGCAGTTGTCGGGCGTCGGGGGCACCACGGCGCACTACTACGGCAACAGCCCCCGGCCGTATCCGGGCGTGTTCCAGGGCTACTCGGGCCCTGACGCGGCCGCCTACGACCGCGTTCACGAGTTTCCGTTCGGCTACTCGGAATTGGTGCCGTATCTGGAGTGGGTCGAGGCGACCCTGCCCGTACTGACCGCGCCGATGGGCACCAAGGAGAGCATCGTCTACCGCGGCTGCGAACAAGTCGGTCTGCCGGTACAGACTTCTCTGACGACGACTCGCAATTCGTACCGCCCTCAGCAGAACGCCATCCTGCAACCCGGCGGCAATGCGGGCCGTACAGACAGGGCCGACCTCCTGACTTATCCCGCGGCTACCGGCTGCACCTTCTGCGGCCATTGCTTCCAAGGGTGCTACCTACCGATCCGTGCGCCCCGCAATCTCAAGGCCAAACGCTCCACCGACAACAGTTACGTGCCGCTGGCCCTGGCCGCCGACGTGGTGCGAAGCGGCGGCAAATCCATTGAGCTGCTAGCTGATTCCTTTGTGATCGCCATCAATCACGAACAACGCGGTGGCGTCACCACCGCGCGCGGTGTCACCTGGCGTAACAACAGCACCGGCGAGACCCACACCGAGGATGCTCACGTCGTCGCGCTGTGCGGTGGTACAACCGAGAGTCCGCGGTTGTGGTTCAACAGTGGTCTGCCGAATCCGAACGACTGGGTGGGCCGCGGCCATACCGATCACTACTTCGACTGGGTTGTCGGCAGTTTCGACGAATACACCGGCAATTCCAAGGGTGCTAATTCCTGCGCCCGCGTGGACTTTCCCGGACGAGGCAGCATCGAGATCGTCGGCCTCGGCCCGGCGATTCAAGCGTTCACCATGAACCTGTCCGACAGCGGCGTGCGTGGTGTCTACAACAACGGACGTGGCTTCACGGGGCCCTGGGACGGACCCACCGGTCGACTGGTGGGCAACGAACTCAAGGACCTGCTGATGGGCGGTGTCGACTCGCTACTCAACTTTCTGGTCATCACCGATGACCATGTGCAACCGGAGAATCGGATCACGCCATCGATTTTTCCCGCCGATGAGAACGGTGCGCCGGCCAAGATCAACGTCACGCTGCGGGAACGCGCGGCGCGGACCGTGGAGAACCGTGAGTTCATGGTGCGCCGGGCAGCCGAGATCATGCGCGCGGCAGGCGCGAAGAAGGTCTACCGGTTGGATTGGGCGCCTTTGCTTCTCCATGTGCATTCCACGATGCGCATGGGGACCTCCGACCGCAATTCAGTGCTGGATGCCAACGCAGAAGCGCGCTGGGTGAAGCGTCTCTTCGTCGCCGATAATTCCTCGCTCGCCAATTCGCTCGGCGGGCCCAATCCGACGCTCACCACGCAGGCGCTGGCCACCCGGACCGCTGAGAAGATCTTCCAGATGTACTTCGGCGGCGACTCGTGGGTGGACAAAGAATCGCCCGTCGTAAGCACCGACTCTCGAATCAGCGCCCGTTTGGCGCGGATGGGGCTGTAG
- a CDS encoding contact-dependent growth inhibition system immunity protein has translation MTDNSVSRPLLHLFRVYFHEDWDLEAADWQGLVDGYVRDEEPNAELLRLLANEIDDVNEPRPEADMRTFVTHTLGAKYSPLPEMSYEDWLKQVAARLRQHAATIDSGAAPAPPTV, from the coding sequence ATGACCGATAACTCAGTCTCCCGTCCCTTGTTGCACCTCTTCCGGGTGTACTTTCATGAGGACTGGGATCTGGAAGCTGCGGACTGGCAAGGGCTGGTCGACGGTTACGTTCGTGACGAAGAGCCCAACGCAGAGCTGCTTCGACTGCTAGCCAATGAGATCGATGATGTGAACGAACCTCGACCAGAAGCTGACATGAGGACGTTTGTGACGCACACGTTGGGCGCCAAGTACAGCCCGCTGCCTGAGATGTCGTATGAAGATTGGCTCAAGCAGGTTGCTGCGCGGCTGCGCCAGCACGCCGCGACGATTGACAGTGGTGCTGCACCTGCGCCGCCCACCGTTTGA
- a CDS encoding aldo/keto reductase: protein MSIPAFTLNNGVEIPELGFGVFQTPPDETIAAVETALQTGYRHVDTAATYGNEREVGEAIRRSGLARDEVFIETKVWISDFGYDQTLHAFDKAAGKLGVEQLDLLILHQALPGEFDLTVGAYKALEKLYADGEVRAIGVSNFMPRHLDKLLTETELVPAINQIEVHPYFRQSELLAFDTEHGILNQAWSPIGGITFYRDGSHNSTLENPVIGEIAAAHAKTPAQVMLRWHIQQGRQVIPKSVTPSRIAENFDVFDFELSAEQLAAIDALDTGIRGGPEPEAITRETYGIDIPEA from the coding sequence ATGAGCATTCCCGCCTTCACCCTCAACAACGGCGTCGAGATACCCGAGCTCGGCTTCGGCGTCTTCCAGACCCCACCCGATGAAACCATCGCTGCCGTCGAGACGGCGCTGCAGACCGGCTATCGGCACGTCGACACCGCTGCGACGTATGGCAACGAGCGCGAAGTCGGCGAAGCGATTCGCCGATCGGGGCTGGCCCGCGACGAGGTCTTCATCGAGACCAAGGTCTGGATCAGCGACTTCGGCTACGACCAGACGCTGCACGCGTTCGACAAGGCCGCAGGCAAGCTCGGCGTCGAGCAACTCGACCTGCTGATCCTGCACCAGGCTCTCCCCGGCGAATTCGATCTCACCGTAGGTGCGTACAAGGCGTTGGAGAAGCTCTACGCCGACGGCGAGGTCCGCGCGATCGGCGTCTCCAACTTCATGCCGCGCCATCTCGACAAGCTGCTCACCGAAACCGAGTTGGTGCCGGCGATCAACCAGATCGAGGTACACCCGTACTTCCGGCAGTCGGAGTTGCTCGCGTTCGACACCGAGCACGGCATTCTCAACCAGGCGTGGTCGCCGATCGGCGGCATCACGTTCTACCGGGACGGCTCGCACAACTCGACGCTGGAGAACCCGGTGATCGGCGAGATCGCCGCCGCGCACGCGAAGACGCCGGCTCAGGTGATGCTCCGGTGGCACATTCAGCAGGGCCGCCAGGTGATCCCGAAGTCGGTGACGCCCTCGCGGATCGCCGAGAACTTCGACGTCTTCGACTTCGAACTGAGCGCCGAACAACTGGCTGCCATCGACGCACTGGACACCGGCATCCGCGGGGGCCCGGAGCCCGAGGCCATCACCCGTGAGACCTACGGGATCGATATCCCCGAAGCCTGA
- a CDS encoding DUF2255 family protein, whose product MTRSWPKDQLDRLGAAEEIRIAGRRRDGSLRRPVIVWVVRIGDELFTRSVNGADAGWFRGTRARHEGHVSGGGVEADVDFLGIGDVDDIDHGALHNAVDAAYRSKYAKYRGPVAAITSPMARATTLKLLPQTHN is encoded by the coding sequence ATGACCAGAAGCTGGCCGAAAGACCAACTCGACCGCCTGGGGGCGGCCGAGGAAATCCGCATCGCTGGGCGTCGCCGGGACGGCTCGCTACGCAGGCCGGTGATCGTGTGGGTGGTGCGGATCGGTGACGAGCTCTTCACCCGGTCGGTCAATGGCGCCGATGCCGGGTGGTTTCGAGGAACACGGGCACGCCATGAGGGTCACGTCAGCGGCGGTGGAGTGGAGGCCGACGTCGATTTCCTGGGTATCGGCGATGTCGACGACATCGACCACGGTGCCCTTCACAACGCTGTCGACGCCGCCTACCGATCGAAGTACGCGAAGTATCGGGGCCCGGTCGCCGCCATCACCAGCCCGATGGCACGCGCCACCACGCTCAAACTGCTTCCGCAGACACACAACTAA